CCAGTCTTCGTTCAACTCCATCAGCAGCAGTTTGTttcaaaaatgaccattttaccaAACATAATTTTTTGCCTTagcaatttttttctctctctaaagTTGGGTACCTTTATTGTCTTTGAacattttttcctatattctacactttatgtaaaaaaattctatgtatgagtgttttccctgcatacgtaccatgtgcatgcctggtgccagaGGTGAGGAGAGGATCCCACCTCAGAGAATTGGATTCACAGATTGTCATGagtcaccacatgggtgctggcagTGGAACttgaatcctctgcaagagcagccagtgctcttcgtCTCTGAGCATCTCTCCACCCCTGTATTCTAtccctttattaaaaaaaaaaaagacaaaaagctgtaaagcgcctgtaatcccagcactctgggaggcagaggcaggcggatctctgagttcgaggccagcctggtctacagagtgagttccaggacagccagggctatacagagaaaccctgtctcgaaaaaaccaaatccaaaaaacaaaaacaaaacaaagacttgTTTTGTGTTGCTGGTGTGTACGTATGTGCACAACTGGCGGATGTTAGAAAGGGGCAGGCGGGCTGCGGTGTGAATGCCAGCAACTGAAACAGGCTGTGTCTAAAAGCAGCGAGCGATCTTTCCCTCTAAGCCTTCCCAAGCCCATATCCtacagttttaaaacattttttctatcTCTAATGAACAGTTGCTAATTCTTTGCAGCTGGTTGCTTTTCTATTTACAGGGGTAAAAGAACACAGCCAACAGTGGGGTGCTGTCCCCCCATCTTCCCTTACCTCCATTCTACCCCTTCTTCCCCCACATTCTTCACTCcattctccccctttcctcctcctcaccccccatttcttcatctctttcttgtttgttttctctgaccCCTCCACACTCCCCCCATCAATCTCTATCTAAGGATAACccgattctcctgcctttgcctctggcaTTTTGGGGGCGGTGCCACCTACCCCAGTTTAAGTGGGgttggggatcgaacccagggcttctcTGCCAGCtcagctatatccccagcccagCCCTGATTATTTTTCTGTGATTATGTTGTTGCCCCATATGTGGctgcccccaccctgccccacccgaTCCCTCTCACCCCCACTCCTATTGGCCCCTGCTTccccttgccccacccccacccttcacccgccattctctttctcctttttgagacaagggtctcAAGTATCACACAGTGGCCTTGAAGCTTCTAGAAGTCTAGAGTgacttgaactcttgattctccagcctcttcccctcccccatgggAGGATTATAGTTGTCCTCCATCATCCCTGGTCTTTCTTGTTAAAACAATACATGGCTGGAGAGACGCCCttgtgcttaagagcactggttgtccTTCTGGAGGAACCAGGTCTAATCCCACCACAAGCATCCATAGTTGCaggggcatctgatgccctcttctggcctccttcagcaccacatgcacacagacattcatgccAGCAGGACACCCAGACATATTAAAAAGCAATCTCGATAGAGATTGAGTCTGGAATAAACCAACcttatctaaacaaacaaacaaacaaacagccccaaaatacagaacataaaaatacaaagaagaaaaccaagacCATTTCCTGAGCTTTGTTTTAATCAGGAAACTTTGGAAACTTTGTAAACAATGTTCCTCAAGAGAGATGACTTTTGCTGAGAGGCATGCCGTGAACTATCAGGCAGCTGTGTAGAAGGACATGAAACGTATCCCCAGTACTTAAGCTCTGACCTAACGATTCGTAACAACCGTGCACTGTGGGATGCAGAGCCTGCGCCCCGCCCCGAGGCGAGGCTGATGACTATGGagctggttttgttgttgcttgatTGAGATAGGGCTTTGCATAGCTCAGGCTGTTCTgggtttcactctgtagaccagactggctcaCATACAgggcactcacagagatccacctgtctctgactcccaagtggcTGGATTCAAAGTGTGTGCTACTAGGcttgaattttttatttgtcttcttAAAATTTCAGCCTCCGTAGGACTGAGAGCACAGCATGTTCTACTCTGCCTGATTGCTATCACTAACCTTTCTTATTATGTGATCCTCTCTGTTGACTGTGGGTAAAGCAACCCAGGAGGTCCAAGCAGCCCTGAGCATGCTGGCTGCATCTGTCTAGGATGCAAGGCCCCAGTCTCTGTTCCCCAAGCCATTTCTAGCATGGGTTACAGTGAGCAAGGTGTACTTTCCTAAAGGGACACAGAGTAGCACCCTACCACGAGCCCAGTATTCCTGGGTGGACCTACTGTGCGCAGGATGGAAATCTGGGTCATTTTGTGTCTCTCAGGACTTGGTAGTAAAGAATGCCCATCCTTGTGCTGCCTGCTGTCCTGTGAGCTATGTTCTGCTTCTGACCTGGCGTCTCCTACCAGATTAACTCAGTGCTGAATGGCTACGGTACAAGTCCAGACCCTGCCAGCAACCTGGTTCAgtccttttgttgttgtgattGAATTTGAGCTTATTGAGAAATTTTTAAgatatagatattttaaaattctttcctgtTTTGGAGATTTAAAAACTTAGATCTGTAAGATCTAGGgttaagagaaagaaaggtgTTCAGAAATAAAGACATGTCGAGAGTGTGGGTGTGGGCCCCTCAAAGAAGGtcaccttgtttttctttttttatcattcACAGAACTTTTTTACAAGTAAAAATCagttatgaatttttaaaaggaaaagctcGGAAACAGACACATATTATAAGAATCCATTTTCTAACTCAAGTCAGGCAACAAGTATTTCAAAGAAAGACTGCAAAGATCTCCTTAGTCAAGGCTGGGGTGGTGACTCCGTGTACAGGACTTATGTAGcaccaaggccctgggctcagttTGCGAAAATGATCCCAGACCCTAGTTCCCACTCAGCTGAAGACTTCTGgttactttttttcttaaagatttatttattttatttatatgagtacattgtagctgtcttcacacacacacacacacatacacacacacacacagaagagggcatcagatcccattacagatggttgtgagccaccctgtggttgctgggaattgaactcagaacctctggaagaacagtcagtgctcctaaccactgagccatctctctagcccatggtTAATTTTTTAATAGAGGTCTTTCTAGacgttttcttttttaaataaatctttttatcttttttttttcttttggaacagggtttctctgtagtcctggttgttctggaactcactttgtagaccagtctggcctcgaactcacagagatccacatgcctctgcctcttgagtcctgggattaaaggtgtgctccaccacgcCTGACCGTTAAGTAaatcttaatttattttcatatttgtatgtGAGTGCCTGCCTGTACCTATGtgggctggtgcccttggaggccagaagagggcttcggaTCCCCTGGATTATGGGTGATCGTGAGCCGCCAAGCTGGTCTCCTTCAAGGGCTCCAAacctctcagccatctctccagctctcctagTTCCCTAAAAACATAACATATGCAGTGTTAATACTAGCTTAAACTGGGGGCCACAGAAGTGACCTCAGTTCTCTGTGGTTCTGGCAGGGTACAGCAGTCCAAAACACCTTTCAGGACCATGAGCAGAGTTGAGGGGCTTCCCTTGACCCTGCTacttcctgggagctctgcggcAGGAAGTGCACCCACCTTCTCAGGTTCTGGCCAAGCTGCTTGAGGGACAACGGATGGAAAGGAAACCGTTCTCCCCTCCATATTTTCCACTCCACCCTTTAGTCCCCATCACTCACCTCTGTCCTTTTGACAGTCTATACTCCAGTGAAAACCTAAGAATTCCCATTCTGAACCCTGAGCATCCCTTCGTGCCTCTACTGAACCCTTGGGTCCCCCCCAGGCAACTATGGGAGTAGGAATGGGTGGGGCAGGATGCAGGGGTGGAGTGGGTGGAGCCAAGACCCACTTCCTTTCCCCCTGGGGCTCAGTCTGCCCCAGTCCTGACCAAGCCTCAGGAAGAACTGGAGGTTCTCGCCCTGGCCCCGTGCCTTAACCGTTAAGCTGGTAAGATGATATGAtctaggtgggggtggggggtggggggaaggggtgcTCAGAGGATGAAGGAAGAAATGTGCCTATAGTTTGAAAAGATGAATAGGGTGATGGGAAAAGAGGGTCAAGAGCCACTGGTTGGAAAACTAAGTGGTGGCTAGGAGGACATGGCTGCTCTGGAGTCTGAGCTGCCAAGGCCAGGGTGGGAGTCACCGGCGCCATCTGTTCCCCTGTTGTCTCTGATAATAGCGAAAGCaagaatggaaaaaacaaaacaaaaccaaaaaaaaaaaaaaaaaaaaaaaaaaaaaaaacgttaaaCCACAAGTTGGGCCTGGCAGTTGGCAGGGAAGTGGGCAGAAGGAGCGGGGCTGGCCAGGTTTCCCGCTCCAACCCCTGAGTGTTCTTCTGTAACTTCCCTACATTCAGGTCCGAACTCCTGCTCCCGCCTGTCGCTCTGGAGATGGCcttgcttctcctcctctttggAGGCTTCTGGGCCCAGGTGGTGAGCCTAGAAATTCTGCAGAACACAACAGTGTTGACATCTACCCCACGTATCAAGCACCCTGAAGCCCTAAGTACCTCTGAAGCCTTGAGTGCCAACTCATCAATGTATATTGGGCCAGTGACAGTGGACCCTAAGGACTCCATCAACCCCCGGAAGCAGACTCCAATCCCAGTTTCTTCGACCCCCATGGAAACTACTGCTGAATTGTCTTCTTCTGGGACTTCTGCTGGTGACAGCATGAACACCCCAGTAACTGAGCCTACAACCCCTCAGGAAGTTTTCAGCAAGACATCAGTACCGCTTCCAGAACCATCAAATGTAGCCAGTGATCCTCCAGTCACTGTAGCCAATCTTACAACAGACAGAACTGTGACATCTACATCTCTAGAAACCTCTAAAGGGACCAGTGCAAATGTAGCCAGTGATCCTCCAGTCACTGTAGCCAATCTTACCACAGACAGAACTGTGGCATCTACATCTCTAGAAACCTCTAAAGGGACCAGTGCACCCCCCGTCACTGTGACAACAAGCTCTGAGGAGACCAGTGCATCCTCTGTGGCTACAACAGTAAGCTCCGAGACCAGTGGTCCCCCTGTCACCGTAGCTACTGGGTCTCTGGGGCCCTCCAATGAGACGCACAGACTTCCTGCCACCGTAGCAACCAGTTTTGTGGAAAGTTCCAGTGTGGCCCATGTCATCCCAGTCTCCAGCATAGAAATACTCACGACGTCTACCCCAGCTCCCATAACCACCAGGTCGCCACGCCGAAGATCAGGTGGCACGTTGCTGGTGCCCATGCTCATTGCCTTGATAGTGGTTGTGGCCCTCATGACGCTACTGCTGTTGTGGCGCCAGAGGCAGAAGCGGAGGACTGGGGCCCTGACCCTGAGCAGAGGTGGAAAACGAAATGGGGTGGTGGATGCCTGGGCTGGGCCAGCCCGGGTTCCTGATGAAGAGGCCACAACCGCATCAGGGGTAGGGGACAACAAGGGCTCTGGGGTACCGGAGACCGAGGGCTCCGGGCAGCGGCCCACGCTCACTACTTTCTTCAGCAGACGGAAGTCTCGCCAGGGCTCTTTAGTACTGGAAGAGCTGAAGCCTGGGTCGGGTCCCAACCtgaagggggaggaagagccaCTTGTGGGCAGCGAGGATGAAGCTGTGGAGACCCCAACTTCTGACGGGCCGCAAGCCAAAGATGAGGCCGGCCCTCAGTCCCTATGAGCAGCAGGTATTCATCCAACGTGCTCCTTAACCCTGGATCCTGCTGTCAGCTGCCTCACACTCTGCATTTGTGAATATCTGTGGGccaaatccatccatccattcattcattcattcttcatccATTCATTTCCTCTCTCCCCTGCTGTCTCCCACCTCCCCGTCTCCGTGCTCCCTTTGGAACCAGCTGCTGAATCTCCAGGAGGATAATCTTAGTTGACCCACATTTTCCCCAAGGATCCCCCTTGGAATGCTGGGATCCaacaagaagaatgaaatgaCAGGCCAGAAAACTCCCCAGGATGAAGCTGTGAAGTACGGGCACACCCGCCCTCCCCAGCAGGGGCCCTTCAAGAAGAGCCTCTCAGCTACCATTAGCTTTGAGGCCATCCAGCTAGCTCTTGGGAGAACTGTGCCTTGTGACTTTCCCCAGAACACTCTGATTTGGGGCTGGCTGGTGGCTGCTGGGGGAGCCTGCCAGAGATCGGTGTCTTTTCCTTGGGGTAGGGATGAGGAGAGTTTCTGGCTCCGTGTAGCCCCTGCACCTGCTGTGTCCACTCGGAAGTATGGTTTGTGTGCAATTTAGGTGACGGCTGTGAGTAGTATTGGTGAATATAGACCACGGAGAGAGGAAGCTGGTGAGTTCCGAACGGAGGGACACAGGACCGCTGAGTCCTTGGATCCCTTCACAGTGCTTAGACAGGGCACAGCTAAAATTTTAAGTCTGTCTGCAGCCCCCAGAACAATGCAAATGTGATGGGGACTAGATGTGCCATCAAGTGTGAGTTCTTCAGCTAAGCTGCCATATCCTTTCCTCAAAGGTTCCCTCACACTAGCACTCACCACACCCATGCCATGCCGGTGCACACACCAGCAGGCACACATGCAAGTAGGGGAGAAGAGTCAGCCCAGTGTGAGGACTGGGTGGTGCAAAACCACCGGCTTTGATGCTTCCTCTACAGACTCAGTTtgtctgtttcctcttccatCCCGAGGCTGAAGCCCTTCCCTTGTCTCAGGGAATAAGAGAAAGTTAAATGAAGGAcacagacggacggatggacgcCAGGGAGTCCCTAAGGGTCTGAGGTAGAGAGAGGGGACAGGCCACAACTGTGCTGCTTCTGACCCCACCAGCCTCTGATACCAGCCCAGGCACATGGTGCAAAGGTGGCTGCTGGAGGAGATTTGCAAGAGGAAGCTGTTGAGTCAGAGGCTCTGTGCTTGAGAACAGACTGACCTACAaaaagagatgtgtgtgtgcgGTTGTGTGTGGCCtggatgggaaaggggaaggtGTGAGGGTGGGGACAAGGAATGGAAAGGAACTTGGACCAGCTGCCACCACATCCAGGCGTCATCGTTCCCTCCCCGGAGTCTGTGGGGACGAGGAAGGGCTGAGCTGGGCACACCTGGGCCACACTGAACCCATTTCTCCTGCTCACTCGGGGCTGTGAGGACCAGCTACAACAGCGATGGCTCAAGAGAGTTGCAAATGTCCCTTAAGGGACGCAGCAACTGCTGTGGCTGATTTTTGCCAAACAGAGTGTCCCAGTTTCAGACTTAGAAAAGAATGTCATCAAGCTGAGAGATCAATGGTTCTGCCTGTCTTGTCCCACTGTCACTTCTGAGGTGTTTCAGGTTTTCAGGTACAGGGAGGAAGACACGGAAATGGGGTAGAGATGGTGGATAG
This portion of the Apodemus sylvaticus chromosome 1, mApoSyl1.1, whole genome shotgun sequence genome encodes:
- the Spn gene encoding leukosialin; the encoded protein is MALLLLLFGGFWAQVVSLEILQNTTVLTSTPRIKHPEALSTSEALSANSSMYIGPVTVDPKDSINPRKQTPIPVSSTPMETTAELSSSGTSAGDSMNTPVTEPTTPQEVFSKTSVPLPEPSNVASDPPVTVANLTTDRTVTSTSLETSKGTSANVASDPPVTVANLTTDRTVASTSLETSKGTSAPPVTVTTSSEETSASSVATTVSSETSGPPVTVATGSLGPSNETHRLPATVATSFVESSSVAHVIPVSSIEILTTSTPAPITTRSPRRRSGGTLLVPMLIALIVVVALMTLLLLWRQRQKRRTGALTLSRGGKRNGVVDAWAGPARVPDEEATTASGVGDNKGSGVPETEGSGQRPTLTTFFSRRKSRQGSLVLEELKPGSGPNLKGEEEPLVGSEDEAVETPTSDGPQAKDEAGPQSL